One Tenrec ecaudatus isolate mTenEca1 chromosome 12, mTenEca1.hap1, whole genome shotgun sequence DNA segment encodes these proteins:
- the ATXN2L gene encoding ataxin-2-like protein isoform X16: protein MLKPQPPQQPSQPQQPPPTQQAVARRPPGGTSPPNGGLPGPLAAASTSPGPPAAVSPCLGPAAAAGSGLRRGAEGILAPPPPQHPDRPGAVAIGSSRGQSTGKGPPQSPVFEGVYNNSRMLHFLTAVVGSTCDVKVKNGTTYEGIFKTLSSKFELAVDAVHRKAAEPTGGPRREDIVDTMVFKPSDVMLVHFRNVDFNYATKDKFTDSAIAMNSKVNGEHKEKVLQRWEGGDSNSDDYDLESDMSNGWDPNEMFKFNEENYGIKTTYDSSLSSYTVPLEKDNSEEFRQRELRAAQLAREIESSPQYRLRIAMENDDGRTEEEKHSAVQRQSPGRESPSLASREGKYIPLPQRVREGPRGGVRCSSSRGGRPGLSSLPPRGPQHLDSSSPGPGVEARGINGGPSRMSPKAQRPLRGAKTLSSPSSRPPGEASVPPPSAVGRMYPPRSPKSATPAPVSASCPEPPIGSAVPTSSAPAPVTSSVVDPGVGSISPASPKITLAPADVKELPTKEPGRNLEPQELARISGKVPGLQNEQKRFQLEELRKFGAQFKLQPSSSPETSLDPFPARIMKDEAKGKEKEIDGLLASEPMGSPVPSKTDSVSDKEEKPPLPPAGGPEGPEQPLPSCSSQTGSPPVGLIQGDDKDEGPVAEQVKKSTLNPNAKEFNPAKPLLSVNKSTSTPTSPGPRTHSTPSIPVLTTGQSGLYSPQYISYIPQIHMGPAVQAPQMYPYPVSNSVPGQQGKYRGAKGSLPPQRSDQHQPASAPPMMQAAAAAGPPLVAATPYSSYIPYNPQQFPGQPAMMQPMAHYPSQPVFAPMLQSNPRMLTSGSHPQAIVSSSTPQYPSAEQPTPQALYATVHQSYPHHATQLHAHQPQPATTPTGSQPQSQHAAPSPVQHQAGQAPHLGSGQPQQNLYHPGALTGTPPSLPPGPSAQSPQSSFPQPAAVYAIHAHQQLPHGFTNMAHVTQAHVQTGITAAPPPHPGAPHPPQVMLLHPPQSHGGPPQGAVPQSGVPTLSASTPSPYPYIGHPQVQSHPSQQLPFHPPGN from the exons ATGTTGAAGCCTCAGCCGCCACAACAGCCCTCCCAGCCCCAGCAGCCACCCCCCACGCAACAGGCCGTGGCCCGCCGGCCTCCCGGGGGCACTAGCCCTCCCAACGGCGGCCTCCCGGGGCCACTGGCCGCCGCCTCGACTTCCCCGGGGCCTCCCGCGGCCGTCTCCCCTTGCCTGGGGCCTGCAGCCGCTGCAGGGAGCGGGCTCCGCCGGGGAGCCGAGGGCATCTTGGCGCCACCGCCGCCTCAGCATCCGGATAGGCCGGGAGCGGTTGCCATCGGCAGCTCCAG GGGACAGAGCACAGGAAAGGGACCTCCACAGTCACCG GTTTTTGAAGGCGTCTACAACAACTCCAGAATGCTGCATTTCCTCACAGCAGTTGTG GGCTCTACTTGTGATGTCAAGGTGAAAAACGGCACCACCTATGAAGGCATCTTCAAGACGCTGAGCTCCAAG TTTGAACTAGCAGTAGACGCCGTGCACCGGAAAGCAGCTGAGCCCACGGGCGGCCCTCGTCGGGAAGACATTGTGGACACCATGGTGTTCAAGCCAAGTGACGTCATGCTGGTCCATTTTCGAAATGTTGACTTCAATTATGCTACTAAAG ACAAATTCACTGACTCTGCCATCGCCATGAACTCCAAGGTGAACGGAGAGCACAAAGAGAAGGTGCTGCAGCGCTGGGAGGGGGGCGACAGCAACAGCGATGACTACGACCTGGAGTCTGACATG TCCAATGGATGGGACCCCAATGAGATGTTCAAGTTCAATGAAGAAAACTATGGTATAAAGACCACCTATGATAGCAGCCTCTCCTCCTACAC GGTGCCCTTAGAGAAGGACAACTCAGAAGAGTTTCGCCAGCGGGAACTACGAGCCGCCCAGCTAGCCCGAGAGATTGAATCGAGCCCCCAGTACCGCCTGCGGATCGCCATGGAGAACGATGACGGGCGCACTGAGGAGGAGAAGCACAGTGCGGTCCAGCGGCAGAGCCCGGGCCGGGAGAGCCCCAGCCTGGCATCTAG GGAAGGCAAATATATCCCTCTGCCCCAGCGAGTCCGGGAAGGTCCCCGGGGAGGTGTTCGATGTAGCAGTTCCCGGGGTGGCCGGCCTGGCCTTAGCTCGTTGCCGCCTCGTGGTCCTCAGCATCTGGACAGCAGCAGCCCTGGGCCAGGCGTGGAGGCGAGGGGGATCAATGGAG gcccTTCCCGAATGTCCCCAAAGGCACAACGGCCTCTGAGAGGGGCCAAGACTCTGTCTTCACCCAGCAGTCGGCCTCCTGGAGAAGCTTCGGTTCCGCCGCCTTCTGCAG TGGGCCGGATGTACCCCCCTCGCTCTCCCAAGTCTGCCACCCCTGCTCCAGTCTCAGCTTCCTGTCCTGAGCCTCCCATTGGCTCGGCAGTGCCAACTTCTTCAGCTCCCGCCCCCGTGACATCATCGGTGGTGGATCCTGGAGTGGGCTCCATTTCCCCCGCTTCTCCAAAGATCACTCTGGCCCCAGCAGATG TGAAAGAACTCCCGACCAAGGAGCCTGGGAGAAATCTTGAGCCCCAGGAGCTGGCCCGGATATCTGGGAAAG TCCCTGGCCTGCAGAATGAACAAAAGCGATTTCAACTGGAGGAACTGAGGAAGTTTGGGGCCCAGTTCAAG CTGCAGCCCAGTAGCTCCCCTGAGACAAGTCTGGATCCCTTTCCTGCCCGGATCATGAAAGACGAGgccaaggggaaggagaaggagattGACGGCCTCTTGGCTTCAGAACCCATGGGGTCCCCAGTCCCCTCCAAGACAGACTCAGTGTCGGATAAAGAGGAGAAACCACCCCTGCCTCCTGCAGGAGGCCCCGAGGGACCAGAGCAGCCCCTCCCATCTTGTTCGAGCCAGACAGGCAGCCCCCCAGTGGGCCTCATCCAGGGTGACGACAAGGACGAGGGCCCTGTTGCTGA ACAAGTAAAGAAGTCGACGCTGAACcctaatgccaaggagttcaaccCGGCAAaacctctgctctctgtg AATAAATCCACCAGTACCCCAACCTCCCCGGGGCCCCGAACCCATTCAACTCCTTCCATCCCGGTGCTGACCACAGGCCAGAGTGGCTTATATAGCCCCCAGTACATCTCCTACATACCTCAGATCCACATGGGGCCAGCCGTGCAG GCACCTCAGATGTACCCGTATCCTGTGTCCAACTCTGTGCCTGGGCAGCAGGGCAAGTACCGGGGTGCCAAAG GTTCCCTGCCACCCCAGCGCTCGGACCAGCATCAGCCCGCCTCAGCCCCACCGATGATGCAGGCCGCAGCTGCTGCCGGCCCACCTCTGGTGGCTGCCACACCCTACTCTTCGTATATCCCCTACAACCCACAGCAGTTCCCAGGCCAGCCGGCCATGATGCAACCCATGGCTCATTACCCCTCCCAG CCGGTGTTTGCCCccatgcttcaaagcaacccacgCATGCTGACGTCCGGGAGCCATCCCCAGGCCATCGTGTCGTCATCCACCCCACAGTACCCTTCTGCGGAGCAGCCCACCCCCCAAGCCCTTTACG ccactgtccacCAGTCCTACCCACACCATGCCACGCAGCTCCACGCCCACCAGCCGCAGCCGGCCACCACGCCTACGGGGAGCCAGCCACAGTCCCAGCACGCGGCCCCAAGTCCCGTCCAG CACCAGGCGGGACAGGCTCCACACCTGGGCAGTGGACAGCCACAGCAGAATCTGTACCACCCAGGTGCCCTGACAGGCACGCCTCCTTCTCTGCCACCGGGACCTTCCGCCCAGTCCCCTCAGAGCAGCTTCCCCCAGCCAGCCGCTGTGTATGCCATCCATGCCCACCAGCAGCTGCCCCACGGCTTCACCAACATGGCCCATGTCACCCAG GCCCATGTCCAAACTGGAATCACAGCAGCTCCGCCCCCtcaccctggggctccccacccgCCCCAGGTGATGCTGCTGCACCCACCCCAGAGCCATGGGGGGCCCCCCCAAGGCGCGGTGCCCCAGAGTGGGGTGCCTACACTCTCAGCTTCcacaccctcaccctacccctacATCGGACATCCCCAAG TTCAATCTCATCCCTCCCAGCAGCTCCCCTTCCACCCCCCGGGGAACTGA
- the ATXN2L gene encoding ataxin-2-like protein isoform X9, protein MLKPQPPQQPSQPQQPPPTQQAVARRPPGGTSPPNGGLPGPLAAASTSPGPPAAVSPCLGPAAAAGSGLRRGAEGILAPPPPQHPDRPGAVAIGSSRGQSTGKGPPQSPVFEGVYNNSRMLHFLTAVVGSTCDVKVKNGTTYEGIFKTLSSKFELAVDAVHRKAAEPTGGPRREDIVDTMVFKPSDVMLVHFRNVDFNYATKDKFTDSAIAMNSKVNGEHKEKVLQRWEGGDSNSDDYDLESDMSNGWDPNEMFKFNEENYGIKTTYDSSLSSYTVPLEKDNSEEFRQRELRAAQLAREIESSPQYRLRIAMENDDGRTEEEKHSAVQRQSPGRESPSLASREGKYIPLPQRVREGPRGGVRCSSSRGGRPGLSSLPPRGPQHLDSSSPGPGVEARGINGGPSRMSPKAQRPLRGAKTLSSPSSRPPGEASVPPPSAALPFLPVGRMYPPRSPKSATPAPVSASCPEPPIGSAVPTSSAPAPVTSSVVDPGVGSISPASPKITLAPADVKELPTKEPGRNLEPQELARISGKVPGLQNEQKRFQLEELRKFGAQFKLQPSSSPETSLDPFPARIMKDEAKGKEKEIDGLLASEPMGSPVPSKTDSVSDKEEKPPLPPAGGPEGPEQPLPSCSSQTGSPPVGLIQGDDKDEGPVAEQVKKSTLNPNAKEFNPAKPLLSVNKSTSTPTSPGPRTHSTPSIPVLTTGQSGLYSPQYISYIPQIHMGPAVQAAWPYGTPFLQAPQMYPYPVSNSVPGQQGKYRGAKGSLPPQRSDQHQPASAPPMMQAAAAAGPPLVAATPYSSYIPYNPQQFPGQPAMMQPMAHYPSQPVFAPMLQSNPRMLTSGSHPQAIVSSSTPQYPSAEQPTPQALYATVHQSYPHHATQLHAHQPQPATTPTGSQPQSQHAAPSPVQHQAGQAPHLGSGQPQQNLYHPGALTGTPPSLPPGPSAQSPQSSFPQPAAVYAIHAHQQLPHGFTNMAHVTQAHVQTGITAAPPPHPGAPHPPQVMLLHPPQSHGGPPQGAVPQSGVPTLSASTPSPYPYIGHPQGEQPGQAPGFPGGADDRILQSHPSQQLPFHPPGN, encoded by the exons ATGTTGAAGCCTCAGCCGCCACAACAGCCCTCCCAGCCCCAGCAGCCACCCCCCACGCAACAGGCCGTGGCCCGCCGGCCTCCCGGGGGCACTAGCCCTCCCAACGGCGGCCTCCCGGGGCCACTGGCCGCCGCCTCGACTTCCCCGGGGCCTCCCGCGGCCGTCTCCCCTTGCCTGGGGCCTGCAGCCGCTGCAGGGAGCGGGCTCCGCCGGGGAGCCGAGGGCATCTTGGCGCCACCGCCGCCTCAGCATCCGGATAGGCCGGGAGCGGTTGCCATCGGCAGCTCCAG GGGACAGAGCACAGGAAAGGGACCTCCACAGTCACCG GTTTTTGAAGGCGTCTACAACAACTCCAGAATGCTGCATTTCCTCACAGCAGTTGTG GGCTCTACTTGTGATGTCAAGGTGAAAAACGGCACCACCTATGAAGGCATCTTCAAGACGCTGAGCTCCAAG TTTGAACTAGCAGTAGACGCCGTGCACCGGAAAGCAGCTGAGCCCACGGGCGGCCCTCGTCGGGAAGACATTGTGGACACCATGGTGTTCAAGCCAAGTGACGTCATGCTGGTCCATTTTCGAAATGTTGACTTCAATTATGCTACTAAAG ACAAATTCACTGACTCTGCCATCGCCATGAACTCCAAGGTGAACGGAGAGCACAAAGAGAAGGTGCTGCAGCGCTGGGAGGGGGGCGACAGCAACAGCGATGACTACGACCTGGAGTCTGACATG TCCAATGGATGGGACCCCAATGAGATGTTCAAGTTCAATGAAGAAAACTATGGTATAAAGACCACCTATGATAGCAGCCTCTCCTCCTACAC GGTGCCCTTAGAGAAGGACAACTCAGAAGAGTTTCGCCAGCGGGAACTACGAGCCGCCCAGCTAGCCCGAGAGATTGAATCGAGCCCCCAGTACCGCCTGCGGATCGCCATGGAGAACGATGACGGGCGCACTGAGGAGGAGAAGCACAGTGCGGTCCAGCGGCAGAGCCCGGGCCGGGAGAGCCCCAGCCTGGCATCTAG GGAAGGCAAATATATCCCTCTGCCCCAGCGAGTCCGGGAAGGTCCCCGGGGAGGTGTTCGATGTAGCAGTTCCCGGGGTGGCCGGCCTGGCCTTAGCTCGTTGCCGCCTCGTGGTCCTCAGCATCTGGACAGCAGCAGCCCTGGGCCAGGCGTGGAGGCGAGGGGGATCAATGGAG gcccTTCCCGAATGTCCCCAAAGGCACAACGGCCTCTGAGAGGGGCCAAGACTCTGTCTTCACCCAGCAGTCGGCCTCCTGGAGAAGCTTCGGTTCCGCCGCCTTCTGCAG CTCTCCCTTTTCTTCCAGTGGGCCGGATGTACCCCCCTCGCTCTCCCAAGTCTGCCACCCCTGCTCCAGTCTCAGCTTCCTGTCCTGAGCCTCCCATTGGCTCGGCAGTGCCAACTTCTTCAGCTCCCGCCCCCGTGACATCATCGGTGGTGGATCCTGGAGTGGGCTCCATTTCCCCCGCTTCTCCAAAGATCACTCTGGCCCCAGCAGATG TGAAAGAACTCCCGACCAAGGAGCCTGGGAGAAATCTTGAGCCCCAGGAGCTGGCCCGGATATCTGGGAAAG TCCCTGGCCTGCAGAATGAACAAAAGCGATTTCAACTGGAGGAACTGAGGAAGTTTGGGGCCCAGTTCAAG CTGCAGCCCAGTAGCTCCCCTGAGACAAGTCTGGATCCCTTTCCTGCCCGGATCATGAAAGACGAGgccaaggggaaggagaaggagattGACGGCCTCTTGGCTTCAGAACCCATGGGGTCCCCAGTCCCCTCCAAGACAGACTCAGTGTCGGATAAAGAGGAGAAACCACCCCTGCCTCCTGCAGGAGGCCCCGAGGGACCAGAGCAGCCCCTCCCATCTTGTTCGAGCCAGACAGGCAGCCCCCCAGTGGGCCTCATCCAGGGTGACGACAAGGACGAGGGCCCTGTTGCTGA ACAAGTAAAGAAGTCGACGCTGAACcctaatgccaaggagttcaaccCGGCAAaacctctgctctctgtg AATAAATCCACCAGTACCCCAACCTCCCCGGGGCCCCGAACCCATTCAACTCCTTCCATCCCGGTGCTGACCACAGGCCAGAGTGGCTTATATAGCCCCCAGTACATCTCCTACATACCTCAGATCCACATGGGGCCAGCCGTGCAG GCCGCTTGGCCTTATGGGACCCCTTTTCTCCAGGCACCTCAGATGTACCCGTATCCTGTGTCCAACTCTGTGCCTGGGCAGCAGGGCAAGTACCGGGGTGCCAAAG GTTCCCTGCCACCCCAGCGCTCGGACCAGCATCAGCCCGCCTCAGCCCCACCGATGATGCAGGCCGCAGCTGCTGCCGGCCCACCTCTGGTGGCTGCCACACCCTACTCTTCGTATATCCCCTACAACCCACAGCAGTTCCCAGGCCAGCCGGCCATGATGCAACCCATGGCTCATTACCCCTCCCAG CCGGTGTTTGCCCccatgcttcaaagcaacccacgCATGCTGACGTCCGGGAGCCATCCCCAGGCCATCGTGTCGTCATCCACCCCACAGTACCCTTCTGCGGAGCAGCCCACCCCCCAAGCCCTTTACG ccactgtccacCAGTCCTACCCACACCATGCCACGCAGCTCCACGCCCACCAGCCGCAGCCGGCCACCACGCCTACGGGGAGCCAGCCACAGTCCCAGCACGCGGCCCCAAGTCCCGTCCAG CACCAGGCGGGACAGGCTCCACACCTGGGCAGTGGACAGCCACAGCAGAATCTGTACCACCCAGGTGCCCTGACAGGCACGCCTCCTTCTCTGCCACCGGGACCTTCCGCCCAGTCCCCTCAGAGCAGCTTCCCCCAGCCAGCCGCTGTGTATGCCATCCATGCCCACCAGCAGCTGCCCCACGGCTTCACCAACATGGCCCATGTCACCCAG GCCCATGTCCAAACTGGAATCACAGCAGCTCCGCCCCCtcaccctggggctccccacccgCCCCAGGTGATGCTGCTGCACCCACCCCAGAGCCATGGGGGGCCCCCCCAAGGCGCGGTGCCCCAGAGTGGGGTGCCTACACTCTCAGCTTCcacaccctcaccctacccctacATCGGACATCCCCAAGGTGAGCAGCCTGGCCAGGCGCCTGGATTTCCAGGAGGAGCCGATGACAGGATTC TTCAATCTCATCCCTCCCAGCAGCTCCCCTTCCACCCCCCGGGGAACTGA
- the ATXN2L gene encoding ataxin-2-like protein isoform X12 encodes MLKPQPPQQPSQPQQPPPTQQAVARRPPGGTSPPNGGLPGPLAAASTSPGPPAAVSPCLGPAAAAGSGLRRGAEGILAPPPPQHPDRPGAVAIGSSRGQSTGKGPPQSPVFEGVYNNSRMLHFLTAVVGSTCDVKVKNGTTYEGIFKTLSSKFELAVDAVHRKAAEPTGGPRREDIVDTMVFKPSDVMLVHFRNVDFNYATKDKFTDSAIAMNSKVNGEHKEKVLQRWEGGDSNSDDYDLESDMSNGWDPNEMFKFNEENYGIKTTYDSSLSSYTVPLEKDNSEEFRQRELRAAQLAREIESSPQYRLRIAMENDDGRTEEEKHSAVQRQSPGRESPSLASREGKYIPLPQRVREGPRGGVRCSSSRGGRPGLSSLPPRGPQHLDSSSPGPGVEARGINGGPSRMSPKAQRPLRGAKTLSSPSSRPPGEASVPPPSAALPFLPVGRMYPPRSPKSATPAPVSASCPEPPIGSAVPTSSAPAPVTSSVVDPGVGSISPASPKITLAPADVKELPTKEPGRNLEPQELARISGKVPGLQNEQKRFQLEELRKFGAQFKLQPSSSPETSLDPFPARIMKDEAKGKEKEIDGLLASEPMGSPVPSKTDSVSDKEEKPPLPPAGGPEGPEQPLPSCSSQTGSPPVGLIQGDDKDEGPVAEQVKKSTLNPNAKEFNPAKPLLSVNKSTSTPTSPGPRTHSTPSIPVLTTGQSGLYSPQYISYIPQIHMGPAVQAAWPYGTPFLQAPQMYPYPVSNSVPGQQGKYRGAKGSLPPQRSDQHQPASAPPMMQAAAAAGPPLVAATPYSSYIPYNPQQFPGQPAMMQPMAHYPSQPVFAPMLQSNPRMLTSGSHPQAIVSSSTPQYPSAEQPTPQALYATVHQSYPHHATQLHAHQPQPATTPTGSQPQSQHAAPSPVQHQAGQAPHLGSGQPQQNLYHPGALTGTPPSLPPGPSAQSPQSSFPQPAAVYAIHAHQQLPHGFTNMAHVTQAHVQTGITAAPPPHPGAPHPPQVMLLHPPQSHGGPPQGAVPQSGVPTLSASTPSPYPYIGHPQVQSHPSQQLPFHPPGN; translated from the exons ATGTTGAAGCCTCAGCCGCCACAACAGCCCTCCCAGCCCCAGCAGCCACCCCCCACGCAACAGGCCGTGGCCCGCCGGCCTCCCGGGGGCACTAGCCCTCCCAACGGCGGCCTCCCGGGGCCACTGGCCGCCGCCTCGACTTCCCCGGGGCCTCCCGCGGCCGTCTCCCCTTGCCTGGGGCCTGCAGCCGCTGCAGGGAGCGGGCTCCGCCGGGGAGCCGAGGGCATCTTGGCGCCACCGCCGCCTCAGCATCCGGATAGGCCGGGAGCGGTTGCCATCGGCAGCTCCAG GGGACAGAGCACAGGAAAGGGACCTCCACAGTCACCG GTTTTTGAAGGCGTCTACAACAACTCCAGAATGCTGCATTTCCTCACAGCAGTTGTG GGCTCTACTTGTGATGTCAAGGTGAAAAACGGCACCACCTATGAAGGCATCTTCAAGACGCTGAGCTCCAAG TTTGAACTAGCAGTAGACGCCGTGCACCGGAAAGCAGCTGAGCCCACGGGCGGCCCTCGTCGGGAAGACATTGTGGACACCATGGTGTTCAAGCCAAGTGACGTCATGCTGGTCCATTTTCGAAATGTTGACTTCAATTATGCTACTAAAG ACAAATTCACTGACTCTGCCATCGCCATGAACTCCAAGGTGAACGGAGAGCACAAAGAGAAGGTGCTGCAGCGCTGGGAGGGGGGCGACAGCAACAGCGATGACTACGACCTGGAGTCTGACATG TCCAATGGATGGGACCCCAATGAGATGTTCAAGTTCAATGAAGAAAACTATGGTATAAAGACCACCTATGATAGCAGCCTCTCCTCCTACAC GGTGCCCTTAGAGAAGGACAACTCAGAAGAGTTTCGCCAGCGGGAACTACGAGCCGCCCAGCTAGCCCGAGAGATTGAATCGAGCCCCCAGTACCGCCTGCGGATCGCCATGGAGAACGATGACGGGCGCACTGAGGAGGAGAAGCACAGTGCGGTCCAGCGGCAGAGCCCGGGCCGGGAGAGCCCCAGCCTGGCATCTAG GGAAGGCAAATATATCCCTCTGCCCCAGCGAGTCCGGGAAGGTCCCCGGGGAGGTGTTCGATGTAGCAGTTCCCGGGGTGGCCGGCCTGGCCTTAGCTCGTTGCCGCCTCGTGGTCCTCAGCATCTGGACAGCAGCAGCCCTGGGCCAGGCGTGGAGGCGAGGGGGATCAATGGAG gcccTTCCCGAATGTCCCCAAAGGCACAACGGCCTCTGAGAGGGGCCAAGACTCTGTCTTCACCCAGCAGTCGGCCTCCTGGAGAAGCTTCGGTTCCGCCGCCTTCTGCAG CTCTCCCTTTTCTTCCAGTGGGCCGGATGTACCCCCCTCGCTCTCCCAAGTCTGCCACCCCTGCTCCAGTCTCAGCTTCCTGTCCTGAGCCTCCCATTGGCTCGGCAGTGCCAACTTCTTCAGCTCCCGCCCCCGTGACATCATCGGTGGTGGATCCTGGAGTGGGCTCCATTTCCCCCGCTTCTCCAAAGATCACTCTGGCCCCAGCAGATG TGAAAGAACTCCCGACCAAGGAGCCTGGGAGAAATCTTGAGCCCCAGGAGCTGGCCCGGATATCTGGGAAAG TCCCTGGCCTGCAGAATGAACAAAAGCGATTTCAACTGGAGGAACTGAGGAAGTTTGGGGCCCAGTTCAAG CTGCAGCCCAGTAGCTCCCCTGAGACAAGTCTGGATCCCTTTCCTGCCCGGATCATGAAAGACGAGgccaaggggaaggagaaggagattGACGGCCTCTTGGCTTCAGAACCCATGGGGTCCCCAGTCCCCTCCAAGACAGACTCAGTGTCGGATAAAGAGGAGAAACCACCCCTGCCTCCTGCAGGAGGCCCCGAGGGACCAGAGCAGCCCCTCCCATCTTGTTCGAGCCAGACAGGCAGCCCCCCAGTGGGCCTCATCCAGGGTGACGACAAGGACGAGGGCCCTGTTGCTGA ACAAGTAAAGAAGTCGACGCTGAACcctaatgccaaggagttcaaccCGGCAAaacctctgctctctgtg AATAAATCCACCAGTACCCCAACCTCCCCGGGGCCCCGAACCCATTCAACTCCTTCCATCCCGGTGCTGACCACAGGCCAGAGTGGCTTATATAGCCCCCAGTACATCTCCTACATACCTCAGATCCACATGGGGCCAGCCGTGCAG GCCGCTTGGCCTTATGGGACCCCTTTTCTCCAGGCACCTCAGATGTACCCGTATCCTGTGTCCAACTCTGTGCCTGGGCAGCAGGGCAAGTACCGGGGTGCCAAAG GTTCCCTGCCACCCCAGCGCTCGGACCAGCATCAGCCCGCCTCAGCCCCACCGATGATGCAGGCCGCAGCTGCTGCCGGCCCACCTCTGGTGGCTGCCACACCCTACTCTTCGTATATCCCCTACAACCCACAGCAGTTCCCAGGCCAGCCGGCCATGATGCAACCCATGGCTCATTACCCCTCCCAG CCGGTGTTTGCCCccatgcttcaaagcaacccacgCATGCTGACGTCCGGGAGCCATCCCCAGGCCATCGTGTCGTCATCCACCCCACAGTACCCTTCTGCGGAGCAGCCCACCCCCCAAGCCCTTTACG ccactgtccacCAGTCCTACCCACACCATGCCACGCAGCTCCACGCCCACCAGCCGCAGCCGGCCACCACGCCTACGGGGAGCCAGCCACAGTCCCAGCACGCGGCCCCAAGTCCCGTCCAG CACCAGGCGGGACAGGCTCCACACCTGGGCAGTGGACAGCCACAGCAGAATCTGTACCACCCAGGTGCCCTGACAGGCACGCCTCCTTCTCTGCCACCGGGACCTTCCGCCCAGTCCCCTCAGAGCAGCTTCCCCCAGCCAGCCGCTGTGTATGCCATCCATGCCCACCAGCAGCTGCCCCACGGCTTCACCAACATGGCCCATGTCACCCAG GCCCATGTCCAAACTGGAATCACAGCAGCTCCGCCCCCtcaccctggggctccccacccgCCCCAGGTGATGCTGCTGCACCCACCCCAGAGCCATGGGGGGCCCCCCCAAGGCGCGGTGCCCCAGAGTGGGGTGCCTACACTCTCAGCTTCcacaccctcaccctacccctacATCGGACATCCCCAAG TTCAATCTCATCCCTCCCAGCAGCTCCCCTTCCACCCCCCGGGGAACTGA